TGTTATGTCTACACATAATACATCAAAATGTACATCAAtcccaattttgtgttgttagcttaaatattagagtgaattgacctattatcaaacttttatgtaagaacattatctgtgttctctcatTGGTTTTTAAcaatgttgacattttttagtgatttatgagtacataaaatattaatatttgaaaataatcatcattcacttaaaaatttagATATCAATAAAAACCAAAGAGAGAACACAAATATTGTTCTTAcattaaagtttgataataagtcaattcactctaatatttgaGTGAATCACTCTAAATGTTAAGGGGAtacgataccgtgattttctgtttttgtctaacacacacaCGACTAGGATTTTAGACTGgttctttgccaaacatactaattgatctaatgaagcgataagaattctcaaaacagatttgaatttgtcgtcgagtctacttgaaatcaactttcccacatttttgattttttgattttaacttctccaaaaattaaaatacgtcaatttttaaatactcttttttaatattacatttataggaATTTGGGGAATAATATCAAAcgtgtgggaaagtcgatttcaagtcgATTTGACTACAAATTCAAATCTCTTTTcaaaattcttatcgcttcaatagatcaattggaatgtttggcaatgtgttagacaaaaacagacattcatggtatcgaatccccttaagaatacaaaattgaaacatATGCAGGTATGACATCCTTTTAAGAATGTATTCACATTTTttggattaaaatattgattcaaaaatatgaatcaaaatataactataggattatctagataaaataattttttgattaatactgaaataaattgATATGGGTATAGACCGTATAGTATACCGGATTCACAAAAATATCTAGGAAATTACCTGCAGtcatatctattataaaaatatataactggtAATTATCaatcttatattatagtcactttaaaataataaaaacttaatctagataaatataaagaaaTGATTAAATCATCGTCAAACTAAACCTCCATATGCTAtatgcaatgaaaaaaaaaacttatctgATAAGTACACATGAAAAATTCCAACAGCACACACACATAAACGACAATAAACATTCCCATTCTATAGAAAACTTAATAAATCAACTTTGCCAATGCCtttctaaatttaaacaaataatttttatagttaaaaaatgacTTAACAAAAAAGCATTCAGACGtaactaatattatcataaaaacctATCAAAAAAGGATTTTAAATCCAGAAAAACTTCACACAtcctatatatcataatatagccCCATAAGCCTCCCTAAATTTTacaaactattggaaaaattaatacttaaaaactctACTccattttaataagaaataatacataatttggtttgaaatattaacattaaaccATACACTAAacactgtaatttttttttatttcatcacgTCAtccatggaaaaaaaaatactactgcTCTGTATTTTTAGATGTAGCTTAGGCATTTATTCATTTCTGACTCACTGTTTTACTCGACAAACTCAAAATTTTAAAGAATCTAGATCATTCTATCTTTCTTTAAAAATCGGATTCAACCTTTTAAAGTATCTTGTGGTAATGCCTGCTCTGAAGTATCTTTGCACCAActcttcaatatttaaacttaagatATTCTACAACAAATATCTTGAATGTATAGACTACTAACACGAACAACtcacattaaaacaaaaagaaaatcaCAATATAGACTTCATCaaactttattaaaatcaaaactaccacagcaaaagaaaaaaaattataatatacaaactaccAATCTCTCTTttggatttttataaaattcaattagcattcaaaaactcaaatataaaaattatatagtccTAATGAATATCCCTTAGAACAATAACCAATGCTTTATGGGATGTTATTAATTGAACCCTTCATAAAGATCATCAGGCATCTAAACTCTGATCATGTAAAACtcatttcatataaaattagtttctttttatcaaatttacttaggtatgtattatattacttaaggtattgtaaataaataaataaaaaaaaatgtttataatttatgaagaaatagttttttttttataagaaacatAGAATCTATACTAGGCACTaagcataataggtatatgtgataagagacttaaaaaataacatggtagACGTGATTAAGAAGTTACCCACTAGTGACTTTGTTTGGgggagtttttaaaaaaaatttttttagagcatatttgaactttataatgtatttatttaagcatttttgGTTGTGGCaattagtgcatattttatgtataaatctacaatctacatattattccctattaattcataattaatattatttttatttcatttaggttataatatttacctatagtaaatacaatattagatcaataaaattaatatgattatataaataattaaaatttttatcaatatgaatatttagttaatattatatttaacaaaaacaatatgtgAATGTGATTAATTTCTAgtgtacaatatttgtataaataaatatgttgttcCCAATTTAatcatgaaattaatatttcaataaaacaaatagcagcagcagcagtagtagtagaagaaaaataatataataaaagtgagacttaaaatattaaaggcACTTGATTCGCTTCAATCACATTGACATATGTCGGGTctgttgtaatattaaatttataagaaatgCTAAATACAGATTACAGAGCTTAGTTTGCACCACACttgctgaaaataattttaaaatggttgaaaatttattataagttgtttttcctcatgattaaataaattgttaataaattaacaatttaattatttcaattaataaacgtataaaaattgttatagtatCATAACTACATATATATGAAAACAAAGCCATTGTATGTGTACTATGTACTGGTGGCACCGCTAGCACTGTGTCACCAATGGTGCACCAATACCCATACACTACACCTACCAAAAAAGGGTTCACAGAAAAAATAATCTTCTCTTTTcggattttatttatattagctattttttttacccattagCGAGCgttttcactttttttcaaAGAGAAAACCTCCGAAGAGCGGACACCTACATGACtaaattaatcttaattttaaaacgataaatataattaaattaataattttttcaatcataacataaaacattaaaattgcattccacataagaaaaaaatggatTGATTTcttattgatgaaaaacttcTATGAAACCCTAATATTTACTTCCAATTGAAAATcagatacaaatatacaatcaatGTAAGAGAgcaaaaacaaatgtttaatttttttacataatttatactcaACAATACCTTCATATCATAAATCACAACTGCAGTTCTTTCGCGATAGTGGTTTAAGTTTATTCCAAAAACTTTTGCCGTATGATAATGATGATTTGAATCCAAAGCTAGAAATGTCATACTTTTGTTTGCTAAACACGCTGTTTTTAATGCATCAGTAGTGTTAAATATAAAGGCTTCATCAGGTTTAgaaaacctataaaaaaaatttacataaataataaattaaaactaaaatatattttcaaaatttaaaattataagtaaacatgcatataaaatatataatattattgtgagtaTTATGATACTTGCCTAAAATATTTGTTGGCAAGTAAATTTCTGTAACATTCAGTTTCTTTCAATTGTTCAATAAACTGTTCTGTACTCACATGATTTGATAAGTTAATTTTAGCTCTAATcaaatataaagattaaaggTGATTGTCTATATTATCAAATAGAATATCTTACATTTTCTTACTAGACTTATCCAAATCATTTGAACAATAACTTATTTTGTGgtcaaaaaatatacttttagacATTTTACATAGAGCTTTATTAAGATAATTCATTTCCACGTTTGtgtctaaatcaaaattatctTGGTTTTCTACTTTTATTGTGGCATTATGTTTTTTAAGAATACCAGCCATCTTATCAGGAtacttattcattattatctCATGacattgttttacatattttggtcGTTCGTtataaaaagctaaaaaataaaattataattcttagtttaataattaaattacattattaacctaaaataatatattataatttaattaatagaattatttacgtacattttatttcttttatcaaatatttcgCAATATACTTTGCTGGAATGGAAACCGTTTGGCAGTTGAAGTATTCAATACTCAGTAATTGAAACTAAAACATAACATTTGCTTTATTATTAATCTGCTAAAcactattaaaacaatattgattaCCATTGAATAAATTGggttaaaattcaaataaggATTATGTGGTGTAAACAATAACATAGTAGGTCcacttttaaaactattatctaGTATAAGAGATCTGCTGCGAGCAATAGAAGGTACCCATCGTGTTGTTAATCTGGTCTCTTCTATTACCCATTTTCCAAGTGTTTCATGATTCACAAATGATTCGTTAAAAGCCTTAACAAATTTAAgagcaatttatattttatttaaaacaattgtacGCATAATATCTTctctatttttaaatgttgtctaGTATATTCACCAGTGTGTGGTTCCATAGAAGTAACTTAATCAATGGTTCTTTACTACTTAATGGCCAAGTAGCAACACACCATTTGACATACGTTTGCAATGGATCTgcttttaaatgattaattgcTGCAtccaaaacaattttgtatatgTCCCATCCTTgagtaattttaaaatcgacTGATGCTACTAAAACATTCTGATAAAccgacactataataatataatgtgtactactaatatatatagataatatgtaattttagtaaataCTTACATGATATTGCTGATGGACTTTCAACAAATCTAATTTgctattcaataattttactgGGCGCTTCATAGTGTCTACAAAACGTGTTATATATGCTGCATCGTTTGGAGGTCCTGAATAATAAATCCCAACTTTGGTGTAATCGTAAGCAACTATCATAGGATATACTTTATTGCCTTTAAGTACTTTACTGCAAATACTTTCAGGTTGCCAACAATTAATAGCAgcaaaatatacctaaaataaataatactgattatcacgtaaaaaaatatgttttatttaaacattttaactactTCGTCTATGTTGTTTTCACAAGCCTCAATGAACGCTTCTTGTGAATCAATAGAATCAGCATCCCATGGAGCGTAGAACATTACAACTGCTACGTCAGCTAGAGTAGCTTTTTCTAATACAGCTTTTAAATTGCCTGTGTAGAAATCCTCAACACACGAATTAGCACGAAAAAATGGTTTTGGTTTTGGGCCTTTGATGTCGTAATCATTTTgtctaaaattatgtaaataaaaaaaggatcataaaacaaatacaaatatgtttCACAACTCTGTACTAATCCAACTtacatgtttattattgttgcgTATGTAGTGCACGTAACAATCAGCGCAAACAGCAACTCTTTCCCTAGCCGTCGGACGAACATCTTTAACTGCTTGTACCGATTGAACGGTTGATGCGTGGCCTCATCCGGCTGCTCCTTGATGGCTTCTTCTTCCACTACGGTTTTCATTATTCAACCTCATTGGATCCGGTGGATTTTAAGACTGTCAATTAACACACCGAGCCAATACTGGTCGGCACCCGGTCTCTTGACTCGATGACTACGCTGACCAAGAATATACAGATGGATCTCAGCCGTAGGTTTATTGGGTGAGCAACACAAAGTCGAACGATAAATGACGACActaataactaattttcaaaTCCAAAGATTTGATCTTTGTATACAGCATACGTATTACGTAATACGTGtatcgtgataatattatattttgtaacgtAAGCTGAAGCTGAGCGGCAGAGCAGAACCGATAGGCGATAGCAGCGATGATTTTATGCCGTACTCCAAATAACTGTGATAATACAGTGTGTTATCACAGAAGTTATTCTGCAGCATTTTACTGATAACGATTAACGTGTAACTGATAAGCAGTGGTCGTTGATCGCCACGATTTTATTTTACCGATTCACCGTCTTAATAAATTCGCCTGTAAATTCACACTTCACAGCCACACCATTAGCTGCGAACCTTCAACGAATGTCGGAGGGAATGAGGTTTCCCCTCGAAACatcaataatactaaaaaaataaataaagtatttttaatttacaacaaattaaggattatgacatttttttaaaccttatattatttgatattataccaGTTACCACCAGACGTCCAGACATAATTCGTGATTTCTACTAgtgtataattacaataataatataacataatatgtaaccaatagcaatagaataaacaaaaatagtatttttttttcggtgaGCAGAAAAATTCACGAACGATCATAACTTATTACAGGTCACTTGGGTGGGCAATCCTACTATACAATGTTACACGACGATGAGCGTCAGTAAGCACAACTTACCCAACTAATAACTATGGGTGTGTCATTTGACTGCGGCCGATCGAGGATTGCTTGTTTTTTTGTAGTGATTGTAGATTATTTTaggtaagttataaatttgttttacgaAATgacgtaattaaaatttaaatatacagtttgaatttgcatattatttcatcatattttatgaaaaatgcatATTcgagaaatttttaaaatgtctgatTTGTTTTaagtagttttattatttttttctacttatttacgtataataaaattatgaaatataaattattaaaaattatatgaaagtAATCAGTATTACCCAAAACACATTTtccactgtaaaaaaaaaaaatcccataatgatgttcaaaaataatgcataaaatTGTGGTGCTGATaacaacgatattattataataatataatacgaaagaaaaatttgacaaaaaaatgtgGAACGCTTCACGATTTTGCGTGTCATCCTTGCGCAGGGGCCATGCTAATCTTCTCTGTATCGTTCCAATTTTAGTATATGTACTGCCGAAGCAAGTACACTGAGTGTAGTTGTTTCACTAGTATATATACTATGCGTTCTAGAATAATCGTCACTTATGAGAGCGAGTCCAACTCGTTCTGTGAGTACGAGATTATCCCGATGCACATATCGCGTTTACAAACTCTCGTCGATAGATCGCAGCACCGTGATGCCTCTTCACGCcgatttttattgtttactatgttattactatatagggccgatgattataataatattattattgtgttatgtgTATGCAGTTAGTGGcctaaaataattagaaaaatatttatttttgttttttaaaacagttaatactaacgtattaatttaaattaaattaaaattatttatattttatactgcaaattatttaaattattaataaaaaagggTGTGgtatttcagtatattattttgaatttttcttcaTCTGAAAactaaacaacataatatttggtttataCTACTTTACAGCTTACTGAATGCTGATATTCATAAATCttgaacactatattattaattgtatataataaaataaatgtatttttaatctattatatttatgaaaataaaaaaatgttcatatattttatattttatttaaaaaaaataatttcctattaaataattaactttaaaaaaaaaattatgggcaaatgtccgcatcaaaaatatttcgGGGGGAAATGAACCGAAAACAGTCGGGCGGAAAATGTCTATTTTCCCTGGTTATtggatattgaaatattatttggattttGTTGAATAATGGGACACAAAATAGTatgaatatctaatatttaaataattaaaaatgttgataatacattattagggcccggatttaaatgcacttaaaaccatacaaatatgctctaaaaaatagCCAAGATTGCCcctaaaaatgcattttacctTAAAAAtgccatatatttttttatacaaattgtaatttataaatgagatataattattgtttattcatttattattttattaaaaaaaaaaaaattgaaatattgactGCTATGATGTTGCACGCATATGTTTTGGCCGTTTTTGAggaaatattattcattctaaacataccaaaatatatattaaaatttatgtaaaattaacatTCTAAGTAAGCCTATTGTAGGCTTACTAAATTTTGAGTATTgcattgaacaataatatattgtttaatatgttcAAACACCAAAGATCTATTCTATTGTCCGAAAGAATATTTTTGTACGTGGAAAAGCTACTTTGATGTCCACAGATGTAATAGGAGCAAATTTCATGTGACAAGtattgtttgaaattaattcTTCTGATGTTTTTGTACAAgaaaatagagaaaaaaaaattgactatgtGTATGGGAAAATCTGATACCAGCTAAACCTTCCTAAAtatcaagaaaataatattttgaataggccaaattttatatctatattaaacaaatatgcattaaaaaccaacaaaatgACCCAATAATGCTAAAAATGTGTAGCTTTCAAACCCTTATTAcatgaaattaattatgtactttGAAAGCATTGGCGCATTGTGTATGATCAATCTAAAAAATATGCACTTTGCATTGAAATCTGGGCCCTATACATTATAAAgctaattattaaacttttcttTCTAATTTACTCTCAGGTAAAATTGACTTCCCAAATCTTTCTCGCATTAACTTCAAAATTCCAACTTTGGCCAcacgtaataattatttgttttttattcctgtttataagttatatcataAACCATGCTGCTAATAAGTCATTTGTAACAATGATGAGGATTGCTAATACTGAACCGTATCACCcttctaattaatataatgtataaatggtatattttctattttgtttgttataagttgttcatcatgattcatgacatTTTGCtgttttttgtttcttattatatcttttattgtatactaatatttcaACCATTGTCCATTGGGCTACTAGCCCGTACtttcaataaacaaataagGTTTTGTGTaatgttattttcataactaaagAATTATTTAACCgcttacaatttttaacaatgaagtcaattatacattatatttattagtataaaaaaaaatgttatattaataaaaacttaaataatatacctaattgcatactgaagtataatataaaaacaggtttgtctaatatttatttaatataattcaatttacaaGGAAGATAATTcaacaaaaaacattatttaatacaaaattctacaagataatattatgtaattaatttaaatttaaattcaacaggCATTACTGAACTTTAATGTTTAGACTGACCAGTTATATCTGAAACTAAGTTTGACAAATTTGGATACTCTTTCTTAGTGCCCGAATCATTTAATACTTTGTTGACTCTGAAACAATTAACGagcatataaaaaattgttttaattacttTCTTATACTATTTACCCTAATTGAATTGAACGtgttgataactttttttttttattaagattatttaaaagttttccaGCATGAATtcttacattttgattttcttcaagaGCTACGAgtattattgaaataacaaacaatacTGGATCGTAGAAAATCCAAGtattactaaattttaataactgtataaCTTCCTGtaagtatagaaattatatatacttgacgtcagaaaatattttacagtaggtGGTATTGGAAGTTGGAACATACATCAATTTTATTCTTGTTGACAAAATTGAAAAGAACATCATAACATTCATCATAAATCCATTCTGCCATTatcatatttgattttaatttatacacactTTTCATATGttttggtaaattaaaaaattcagtataattgttttctataaaCTTGACAGGCtctgtaaatacaataaaaaattaaacgataatatagaaaaaacttGTGTTAATAGTTTTAGTCgtgcttattttaatattttcaagagcttataatatcatattatgaagtATTTTAGTGCTTTTTTGATCATTACAGGTGCTATAAATCCCAAACTCTGATCATGACTGTTATGATTgaacaaaatgttataatttataaatgcacATATCCGACATGTTCttaactttgttttataatagatcaattcaccTTAAAACTAAAGATAACAATGTAAGATCAGTTCTGTTGAACTCTATGTTCTATGTTGAGTGTGTGTcagagaataaaaaaatatagtgtacTCACATCTTCTTAATATCAACTAGAAAAATgacatgaaataataatataatattattatatacaatttgttttagcAATGAACCAACTGTATGattaatagaaaaatgaataactaataacaatataaatatattaaaatatccataaaattactaaaaaaacaggccaagtgcgagtcggacgaAGGGTTAGTActatcatcagctataaacatgttggtaacactgcttatattatatattctaggatttttagtatttgctgttctagcggcaacagaaatacacaatctgtgaaaatttcaactttataactttcatggttcatgagataaaGCCTGGTGTCAGTGAGCCCTAATAATCGGAATATAAGGTCCCGCTTTACcttacggaaccctaaaaaacaAGTCCATCTCcagtcaaaattgtttttcatatgcaatgatttatcatataattattatatataaaaaaaaaaaatgctaacatatccattacagtgactcaatGATGAGGTACACTCAACACTTATACagcagtagtttttaaaattattttaaaactaaaaacaattaccCTCATTCTTCCAACCCTCGGAATGCATTCGTTTTACTtgatgtattaaacattttagtgtcGATGACATGCCATGGTTATTTAATGAGGATACAAGCTTATTAACTGGTATGCTCAAATCATATGTCtagaaaaaatctatttatattaaacaatttcttcatagcaattttttattattacttttgataatattggTCCAACtaattgtagtattgtacataAACAATGAATTTgtagttcattattttcattttctttacTTAAATCTGTAATGCAcgacaaaataactttttttggaaAAGCACCCATTCTAAAGAGTTCGCCAATAaatctatcaaaaataatactttatataaaaaaaaataaggtaatagttaattaaataatattaaaccaaaaCACACCTGCAATTGCAtatggattttttattaaaatcgaattgaaaattatttaaagtggATATACACCTCTTTGGTACCTggtaaacaaataatagtatatataagtGTTAGTGAACCCAACCTTTAAAAATcagtaaacttattttgaatttagaattacatataatttcatacaggaattaggaataaaaaaaatgtataaaggtattatattatgtaatatatgtaatatgttaagAACCataaatgatgatgataataataataataataataataataataaataataatcataataaaataaaatgacaacATAACTATTTaccatactattttttttcatcttctcttttaatttgtttaattcttGTTGATACTctgtataaaatacatcataacatttttctaatagaACTTTTTGAAATGTAGTTTTAGTATCTGTAGCAAGTTTATTAAACTTGGAGTCATTTATCATACATGCACATATCTGGGCATATACATGTGTATAATTTTGTCTTTTTAAAGCCTAGATGGATATAATGATAGtttataatgcaataaataaaataaaaagtaataataatattatacaagttcaattagaagttagaactatattcattattaatatatacatactcgatcaaatattatatctgttattTCTTCGAGtagtttaacattatttattggcAAAGCTATCATTTTTGGTGTCATCTTAGCCAAGTTGACATCATTTAAATGATAAACAATCGATCTTACAGTATTTAACACttcctaaaatagtaaaaattttaaaaattaatgattaaaatgtataaatatatagagaataaataatacttattaatgcatgaatattaaataaaaattattttatctctaATTGTTTACACAAGTGCAAGTGCaagaaaaacgaataataactattttatctctatgttgtgtatattaatacacTATGCCTATGTTCATCCAGGCAGAATATAGTAGAAAATAGCAATCTAGAGACATATGTATCCTGTCTTCATATTCCTACCATTTACTTGTGGTGTTGATTATTGTTTCCGTCAGGTGAGAATGTtggataaaatatgtaattgtaataatgaaaaatttaacttatttagtatattatgataattatatatcaaagattcattaaaatttcataaatgtgTAACATTGTGTATACCTAACATTGAATACTTACATCagagttatttatttgttccatagtgatttttttcaattttatcgtCTGCAGAACAAACAatcaactgaaaataaaataaaaaaattataagaaagaaacagatttaaatttaataataataataataaaactcaaataatatgttaaataaaaaatttaattatttactactttgtacgcataataatattatagtccaatatgaataatattttaacaaagtttttaaacaaaatcaaaatgttgtTTCATTATTCGAagtattagatatttttgatgGCAATTTATCTAATTGTTCTTTTAGTAAACcaagtacaaaaaaatcaagaatGCTTATCTAT
This portion of the Acyrthosiphon pisum isolate AL4f chromosome A1, pea_aphid_22Mar2018_4r6ur, whole genome shotgun sequence genome encodes:
- the LOC100162089 gene encoding thioredoxin domain-containing protein 11, with protein sequence MKTVVEEEAIKEQPDEATHQPFNRYKQLKMFVRRLGKELLFALIVTCTTYATIINIQNDYDIKGPKPKPFFRANSCVEDFYTGNLKAVLEKATLADVAVVMFYAPWDADSIDSQEAFIEACENNIDEVYFAAINCWQPESICSKVLKGNKVYPMIVAYDYTKVGIYYSGPPNDAAYITRFVDTMKRPVKLLNSKLDLLKVHQQYHNVLVASVDFKITQGWDIYKIVLDAAINHLKADPLQTYVKWCVATWPLSSKEPLIKLLLWNHTLAFNESFVNHETLGKWVIEETRLTTRWVPSIARSRSLILDNSFKSGPTMLLFTPHNPYLNFNPIYSMFQLLSIEYFNCQTVSIPAKYIAKYLIKEIKSFYNERPKYVKQCHEIIMNKYPDKMAGILKKHNATIKVENQDNFDLDTNVEMNYLNKALCKMSKSIFFDHKISYCSNDLDKSSKKIAKINLSNHVSTEQFIEQLKETECYRNLLANKYFRFSKPDEAFIFNTTDALKTACLANKSMTFLALDSNHHYHTAKVFGINLNHYRERTAVVIYDMKSEMVHTLPKSSHVTKDTMTKLLIDFLENRAKRHLRSSADLDINFHLYQGKGKGKETVYIETLNSNTFNDAVFNNTDNVVVYFYTPFCAYCQVVAHVLLSVARLMRNVKDLKFFRFNASNNDLSWHLTVQTYPSIIIFPAKKKAESYVFPYNTELTSNNLSQFILSNLLLETRLQAMVGLCTVWDSSEDYNKQLHYCLRDIKLDCDANISKSLQSYRRGLVYREKNKNVTLTPIFNRLRYLKAFSLILDVTHKLNSKSMQKFTEIYNF
- the LOC107884712 gene encoding eukaryotic translation initiation factor 4 gamma 1-like, whose protein sequence is MEQINNSDEVLNTVRSIVYHLNDVNLAKMTPKMIALPINNVKLLEEITDIIFDRALKRQNYTHVYAQICACMINDSKFNKLATDTKTTFQKVLLEKCYDVFYTEYQQELNKLKEKMKKNSMVPKRCISTLNNFQFDFNKKSICNCRFIGELFRMGAFPKKVILSCITDLSKENENNELQIHCLCTILQLVGPILSKTYDLSIPVNKLVSSLNNHGMSSTLKCLIHQVKRMHSEGWKNEEPVKFIENNYTEFFNLPKHMKSVYKLKSNMIMAEWIYDECYDVLFNFVNKNKIDEVIQLLKFSNTWIFYDPVLFVISIILVALEENQNVRIHAGKLLNNLNKKKKLSTRSIQLGVNKVLNDSGTKKEYPNLSNLVSDITGQSKH